Within the Debaryomyces hansenii CBS767 chromosome E complete sequence genome, the region CATTGGGCTACTGTTAACCAAGGTGGGGTTGTTTCATGTTATGAAATCGGGTGTTTCTTCGGTGCATTATTTGCTTTATTTAGAGGTGATAGATTCGGAAGAAGACCCATGGTGATTATAGGATCATTACTTATTATTCTTGGTACAATTATTTCCACTGCATCATTTGGCGCTCATTGGGGATTGGgtcaatttattattggtaGAGTTATCACTGGATTAGGTAACGGTATGGATACTGCAACGATTCCGGTTTGGCAATCTGAAGTTTCTAGAGCGGAAAATAGAGGTTTCTTAGTTAACTTAGAAGGATCAGTTGTTGCATTCGGTACATTTATTGCCTATTGGTTAGATTTTGGTTTATCATACGTTGAGGGTGAACATGCATCTGTTCAATGGAGATTTCCCGTTGCgttccaaatatttttcgcTGCAGTTTTATTTGTAGGTATTATCAATTTACCTGAGTCACCAAGATGGTTAATTGCTCATGGCTATAAAGATGAAGCGAATTATGTATTAGCATCTTTAAatgatgttgaaattgatgacGATTTGGTTATTGCTGAAAGTACTGTTATAACTGATGGTGTCAACAGATTTGCAAGATCTCAAGTTGGATTCAAAGAGTTATTTTCTGGTGGTAAGCTGCagcatttttcaagaatggTTATTGGTGCATCTACtcaattctttcaacaATTTACTGGATGTAATGCTTCTATCTACTATTCGACTGTTTTATTTGAACGTTTGGGAATGGCTGACACTTATGAAAAGTTACCTTTGGTTATGGGAGGTGTATTTTCTACAGTTTATGCATTAATGACTATTCCATCATTCTTTTTGATTGATAGGTTGGGTAGAAGAGCTTTATTTTTGATCGGTGCTGCCGGCCAAGGTTTGGCATTCACTATCGCATTTGTGAGTTTGATTCCAGAGGATGGTGATAGTGACGGTGGTAAAAAAGCTGCTGCTGTGggtattttcttgtttattgCCTTCTTTGCTTTCACCATTTTGCCATTGCCATGGGT harbors:
- a CDS encoding DEHA2E01364p (similar to uniprot|P39932 Saccharomyces cerevisiae YDR536W STL1 Glycerol proton symporter of the plasma membrane): MVLKIWDRTNTFGLRGRSLRLAITVTAVTGFSLFGYDQGLMSGIITGDDFSKEFPAVTNEGAGSEHWATVNQGGVVSCYEIGCFFGALFALFRGDRFGRRPMVIIGSLLIILGTIISTASFGAHWGLGQFIIGRVITGLGNGMDTATIPVWQSEVSRAENRGFLVNLEGSVVAFGTFIAYWLDFGLSYVEGEHASVQWRFPVAFQIFFAAVLFVGIINLPESPRWLIAHGYKDEANYVLASLNDVEIDDDLVIAESTVITDGVNRFARSQVGFKELFSGGKSQHFSRMVIGASTQFFQQFTGCNASIYYSTVLFERLGMADTYEKLPLVMGGVFSTVYALMTIPSFFLIDRLGRRALFLIGAAGQGLAFTIAFVSLIPEDGDSDGGKKAAAVGIFLFIAFFAFTILPLPWVYPPEINPLRTRTVASAISTCTNWLTNFAVVMFTPLFMAESQFGCYLFFALFNYLFIPIIFFFYPETAGRTLEEIDIIFAKAYVDKRQPWRVAATLPHLSLQEQEDEGNKLGIFDEFDKEGFEQSENISSNSSNKSPEDGSNDEPLVKPAEV